TCGATTGACAAGGACGGCACCAAAGACGGCTACGACCTGCCGCTGACCGAAGCGGTCTGTGACGTCGTCGACACGCCCGTGATCGCCTCTTCGGGCTGTGGCAGCCCCGAGGATATGTACGACGTGTTCACCGAAGCCGGTGCCGACGCCGGGCTCGCGGCGTCGATCTTCCACTTCGACGAGTACTCGATTGAGGAGACGAAAGAATACTTAGACGAACAGGGCGTGCCGATTCGGCTCTGAAACGGTCAAGTGTACCGAGTGACCGGTTAGATTCAATACGCTTATTTCGTCGCGGTCGACCCCTTCTATCAGTGAAGTGGCGGTGTACGTGGTGTGGCAAACCACACGAGGACAACGACCCGCCCTGCGATAGCTGCGGGCACAACAAATTCGAGAAGGCGGTCGTCCGTGAGGGCGAGGAACCCGACCGCGGCCGCGACGACGGCACCGTCGACACCGGCACCCAGTACATGTGGGTCTGTGCCGACTGCGGCCGCCAGCACATGCGCAACAACCCGCCGTGTTCGCGCTGTGGCAGCCACGACCTCGAGAAAACCGAGCAGAACTACGACGAAATCGAGCGCGAACTCGAGACCCCCAGTTGGCTCGAGGTAGCCAAACCCTACCTCCCTGCCTTCGCCGTCATCGGCATTGTCTTCCTGCTATTTGCGACCGGAGTGATCCCGCCCTCGATCCTGCCCGGTATCGGCGCACCAGCGCCACCGGGCGCGCCCGGCGAGGGGAGCGAGGCAGCTGGGATAGATCTCGAGGCCGCGGAAGAAGAGGTCCACGAGCGACTCAACGCTGCCCGAGAGGCTGACGACCAGCGGACGTACGACGAGGATATCGCCGCGTTCGCCGAGCACCGCAATCGCGGGCTGGTCGCCCTCGAGTACGAGGATACAGAGCCCGAGTACGCCACCCCGGATGAGTTCGGCGTCGACTGCGATCTAGTCGGAATCTCTCAGCCGCCGCTCGGGAACCTCGAGGACTACGAGGACGCCGATGCGCTAGCCGACGAGATTGCGGCAACGCTCCAGGCCAGTGAAGCCGGTTCGGACGAACTCGACTCGAGTGCACTCGAGCGCGAAGGGCTCGACATACACGCCGGACCCGACGAGGGTGGACAAGCGGTGTACGTCTTCTATGCCGCGTGTTGAGTTGAGCGAGGGCGTCGTGACGCTCGAGGCAGGTGAGTAAGCGAGAGCGAGCGCTCGGCGACGAGTGAGTGTGGCAGTAAAACGAGCGATCAGCGATTATGCAGCGGCTTCGAACGCCTCGCGGAACGAAACCGTCTTTTCTCGGACGTCGACGGCTGCCTCCTCGAGTGCGTTGAGTGGGTCGACGCTGCCGTCGGTTTTGACCGTCAGAATCGGTTCTGTCTGCCCACCGGACTGTTCTGGATTCACGTCGTAGGTTGCTGCACTGACGTCCTCGTGCTCGAGCAGTGCGCCCTTGAGGACGTTCATGAACGTGTGATCCTCGCCCGCGATTTCTATCGAGAGTTCGTCCTCGGTGCTCTCGGTGACCCGCAGTTCCATGGCGACTACTCCGTTCGTCGGCCGCTTGTACCTTTCGAAGGCTGGTCCGCCAAGCCCGTCGCTCGAGTCGAGACGGTAAGACGATGAGCCGAACAGTATATACGCCCGCAGTCGCACCTCAGGCACATGTCACCGATTGCGGCGCTGCTTGCGGCCGTCATCGTCGTGACGGTCGCACTCTCGCTCGTTGTCGTCAGGCGACTGGCCACCCCCGAGCGACGATGGCGAGACGTCGCCGGCGAGCGCTTCATCATGGGCGTTCCATGGGGGACGCTCGTCGTCGTCACGGTTGTCCTCGCCGTCTATCTGTTCGTTCAGGATGGGATCACAGATCCGAGTGATCCCGTGACGATTCCGTACCGGTCCTGGTCGTACTTCTACCCGCTCGGCATGCTGACGGCCTCGTTCTCACACGCGAGCCCTGGGCACCTCGTGAGCAATCTGGCTGGAACCGTCGTCGCAGCGCCGCTCGCTGAATACGCCTGGGGCCACTACGCGAGTTCGAACGCTCGAGAAAACCATCCTGACGCCGGGGTTCGATCACAACTTCGCACGTGGTGGACGACGCCGTGGATTCGTGCGGTCGTGATCTTCCCGGCCGTCGTCATCGCCATTGGGCTGCTGACGAGTCTCTTCTCGCTCGGTCCCGTGATCGGCTTTTCGGGTGTCGTCTTCGCGTTCGTCGGCTTCGCAATCGTGCACTATCCAATCGTGACGCTCGTCGGCGTGATCGGCGTTCAAAGCGCACTCCAAACGCTCTATCGCGCGCTACAGGATCCAATCCACGTCTACACAGCCAGCCCGAGTCCGCCAACGGCTCCCTCGTGGGCCGAAATCGCGATTCAGGGCCACGCACTCGGCTTTTTCCTCGGGCTCGTCCTCGCAGTCGCTGTTCTCGAGCGCCGCGGCAGCCGGCCGAATCCACTCCACGTCTGGCTGGCGGTGTTGCTGTATGCGATCTCGCGAGGCCTCTGGCAGATTTACTGGTTCGGCGAGGGCCAGACGTACTTCCTCTTTCAGGGGCCAGGACTCGTCATCGTTGCGCTGCTGGCACTGGTCATTACGGTCGCACTGACTGCCACCGAGCGGCCCGTGATACCGGCTCGAGTCGACCGATTCGTCGCGACTCTCCGCGACTGGAACGCCGACGAGCATCCGGGCGTGGTAACGGATCGCGTGCTCGAGTTGGCAACCGGCCAGAGCGAGTCGAACAGCGACTCACGACTCGAACGCATCCGCGATATCGCCCGTGGCACGCACGCCCGCGAGCGCACTCGACTGTCGACGATCACCCAGCGAAGTTCGGCAGTGCTCGTCGTCTTGCTCGTCCTTGCCGTGCTGTCGGGTATGGCGATTCCGGTCAACCTGAACGTCGTTGTCTTCGATGACGATCCTGGGGAGGGAGCCATCGAAATCGAGGACTACACCATCGAATACGCCGAGGAGGCCGACAATCAGCTCGTCTCTGGAATCGGTCTCGACGAACTGATCGACGATTCGGGACTCGAGGCGACGGGGGTGATCGTCTCGAGCGAGCAGCGAAATATCTGGATGGAAACGGTGACAGAACAGCAGTTGGCGCATACGGGCGGAGAGACGATCAGTGTCGGCGGTCCCGGCTGGCGTGAGTCCGTCCACATCGACCGCAGCGGGTGGGAACCCGTTGGCAACGGGAATGTCTATCACATCCGCATGTGGGAGTCCGGCGAGGAGCCAACCGTCGTCTACGAATCGGACGAACAGATGGCAGACCTGCGAGTGAACAACCGGCTCATCACAATCGCGCCGGAGGATGGCGAGTTCGTCCTCGAGGTTGAATCCGAAAGCGGCGTCGAAACAGCGCCGATGCCGACCGCCGATGAGTCGACCGAAGCCAATGGCGTCGAGTTCGAGTACGAACGCGGAACGGTCTATGCCATCTCGGAGACGACAGCTGTCGCCATCGCCAGCGAGGAAACGTACACCTAGCCACCTCGAGGAGGCTGGCTACGGACAGTGAATGGTGACCTTTCTCGATCTGCCAGTCTGTGTTCGGCCTGCATTCTCGAGTGACTGTTCGCTCATCCATCCCAGAAATTGGCCCGTTTTCGTGACTATCATCGAACGCTGCATTGAGAATGTTCGCTTGAACGCACTCGAGTCGGCCGGATTCCCGAAGGGGTCTCGAACAGCCCCGTGTACGGTGGGATTTCGCATGTCGTGACGACAGTGTGTTCGTTTCGAGAGACTATTCTGTACTCGTGACAGTCGGTGTCAATCGACAGTCACCATGTCGCTGAACGGTTGCAACTGCCGGATCAGTGGTTAACCAGCATGTGGAAACAGGAAGTCGGTGGGAAACAATGGCCCGCTGTCGCATCCACTCGAGTGAGTTGACTACTGTCGATGATTAACCGCGTACTGTCGAGGGCGGCTTCGGCGTCTCGATCCACGACCGGAACGACCCCCGAGTCCGAGGGAGAGGCGACGGCGACGGCTCCGTCCGTGTCTCGAGTCGACGATGGACCACGTGCAGCCGTCCGACTCGAGAACGTGACCCACGAGTACGGCTCGGGTGGCGGCCGGTTCAGTTCGGGCAGTGGACGGACGGTGACGGCGCTCGAAGACGTCTCGGTCTCAGTCGGACGTGGCGAAATCGTCGGACTCGAGGGGCCAAGCGGGAGCGGGAAGTCGACGGTGCTGCATGCAGTCGCGGGGCTGGTCGTTCCAACCGAGGGCACCGTTTCGGTGCTCGAGAACGATCTGACGACGTTCTCGGATCGACAGCGGACGCGACTCCGACGACGCCACGTCGGGATTGTCTTCCAGCGCTTTCACCTGCTGCCGTCGCTGTCGGCGCGTGCGAACGTTGCGCTTCCGCTCGTCCAGGCAGGCGTTCCCAAGCGCCGGCGACGCGCCCGTGCAGAAGAGTTGCTCGAGGCAGTCGGACTCGAGGAGCGAATTACTCACCTGCCGAGCGAACTCAGCGGCGGCGAGCGCCAGCGGGTTGCACTCGCGCGGGCGCTCTCGACCGATCCCGACGTGATCGTCGCGGACGAACCGACCGGCGAACTCGACACGACGACCGGAGGGGATGTGCTCGAGTTACTGACCGACGTTGGGCGCGAGCGCGGACGGGCGGTGCTCGTTGCCTCACACGATGACGAGACACTGTCCGTCGCTGATCGGGTGGTAACGCTCTGCGATGGACAGGTGGTTTCGGATGGCGGATGACACCGATGGCACGCGCCGCGGGCGCTGGAACGCGCTCGTCGGCTTCTCGATTAGTCGGCTGTGGAGTCGTGCGACGCGCACCCGCTCGGGCCGGATCGCAGCGACGGTAACTGCCGTTGCACTGACGATTACGCTTCTGATTGTACTCACCGGCATCGCACTGGCACTTGCCGACGGCGGCGCTCTCAGCGAAAACGACGCAACCGTCGAGATCGAACCCGCCGATAGCGCGTCTGTCTCTGCCATCGACGGCGTCGAAGGCCCACGACTTGGAGAGGCGAACGAACGCGCCGCGACGATCAGCGAGACGGACGGCGTCGATCACGCCTCACCCGTCCTTGTCGAACCAGTCCGTCTCGAGAACGGCGACGGTGAGCCACGAACGATCCTCCTCGTTGGCGTCGTGCCCGATGGTGAGCCACGGACTGTTGCCGGCCTCCCAACGGATGGTCTCGAGGCGGGCGATACCCACTACGATAACGGTTCGTACGCGGGCATGCCACAGGAAGAGATTCTGCTCTCGGAAGCGGCCGCAGAGCGACTTGCGGCATCGGACGGCGACGAACTCTCCGTTT
The Natronolimnobius baerhuensis DNA segment above includes these coding regions:
- a CDS encoding DNA-directed RNA polymerase subunit L, coding for MELRVTESTEDELSIEIAGEDHTFMNVLKGALLEHEDVSAATYDVNPEQSGGQTEPILTVKTDGSVDPLNALEEAAVDVREKTVSFREAFEAAA
- a CDS encoding rhomboid family intramembrane serine protease gives rise to the protein MSPIAALLAAVIVVTVALSLVVVRRLATPERRWRDVAGERFIMGVPWGTLVVVTVVLAVYLFVQDGITDPSDPVTIPYRSWSYFYPLGMLTASFSHASPGHLVSNLAGTVVAAPLAEYAWGHYASSNARENHPDAGVRSQLRTWWTTPWIRAVVIFPAVVIAIGLLTSLFSLGPVIGFSGVVFAFVGFAIVHYPIVTLVGVIGVQSALQTLYRALQDPIHVYTASPSPPTAPSWAEIAIQGHALGFFLGLVLAVAVLERRGSRPNPLHVWLAVLLYAISRGLWQIYWFGEGQTYFLFQGPGLVIVALLALVITVALTATERPVIPARVDRFVATLRDWNADEHPGVVTDRVLELATGQSESNSDSRLERIRDIARGTHARERTRLSTITQRSSAVLVVLLVLAVLSGMAIPVNLNVVVFDDDPGEGAIEIEDYTIEYAEEADNQLVSGIGLDELIDDSGLEATGVIVSSEQRNIWMETVTEQQLAHTGGETISVGGPGWRESVHIDRSGWEPVGNGNVYHIRMWESGEEPTVVYESDEQMADLRVNNRLITIAPEDGEFVLEVESESGVETAPMPTADESTEANGVEFEYERGTVYAISETTAVAIASEETYT
- a CDS encoding ABC transporter ATP-binding protein, with product MINRVLSRAASASRSTTGTTPESEGEATATAPSVSRVDDGPRAAVRLENVTHEYGSGGGRFSSGSGRTVTALEDVSVSVGRGEIVGLEGPSGSGKSTVLHAVAGLVVPTEGTVSVLENDLTTFSDRQRTRLRRRHVGIVFQRFHLLPSLSARANVALPLVQAGVPKRRRRARAEELLEAVGLEERITHLPSELSGGERQRVALARALSTDPDVIVADEPTGELDTTTGGDVLELLTDVGRERGRAVLVASHDDETLSVADRVVTLCDGQVVSDGG